Below is a window of Oncorhynchus masou masou isolate Uvic2021 unplaced genomic scaffold, UVic_Omas_1.1 unplaced_scaffold_1961, whole genome shotgun sequence DNA.
gagacaggcagaacATCTCAGTATCAGcggaacgatgagacggagacaggcagaacgtctcagtatcagcagaacgatgagacggagacaggcagagcgtctcagtatcagcagaacgatgagacggagacaggcagagcgtctcagtatcagcagaacgatgagacggagacaggcagagcgtctcagtatcagcggaacgatgagacggagacaggcagagcgtctcagtatcagcagaacgatgagacggagacaggcagagcgtctcagtatcagcagaacgatgagacggagacaggcagagcgtctcagtatcagcagaacatgatgagacggagacaggcagagcgtctcagtatcaggggaacgatgagacggagacaggcagagcgtctcagtatcagcggaacgatgagacggagacaggcagagcgtctcagtatcagcagaacgatgagacggagacaggcagagcgtctcagtatcagcagaacgatgagacggagacaggcagagcgtctcagtatcagcagaacgatgagacggagacaggcagagcgtctcagtatcagcagaacgatgagacggagacaggcagagcgtctcagtatcagcagaacgatgagacggagacaggcagagcgtctcagtatcagcagaacgatgagacggagacaggcagagcgtctcagtatcaggggaacgatgagacggagacaggcagagcgtctcagtatcagcagaacgatgagacggagacaggcagaacatctcagtatcagcagaacgatgagacggagacaggcagagcgtctcagtatcagcagaacgatgagacggagacaggcagaacatctcagtatcagcagaacgatgagacggagacaggcagagcgtctcagtatcagcagaacgatgagacggagacaggcagagcgtctcagtatcagcagaacgatgagacggagacaggcagagcgtctcagtatcagcagaacgatgagacggagacaggcagagcgtctcagtatcagcagaacgatgagacggagacaggcagagcgtctcagtatcagcagaacgatgagacggagacaggcagagcgtctcagtatcagcagaacgatgagacggagacaggcagagcgtctcagtatcagcagaacgatgagacggagacaggcagaacgtttcagtatcagcagaacgatgagacggagacaggcagagcgtctcagtatcagcagaacgatgagacggagacaggcagagcgtctcagtatcagcggaacgatgagacggagacaggcagagcgtctcagtatcagcagaacgatgagacggagacaggcagagcgtctcagtatcagcagaacgatgagacggagacaggcagagcgtctcagtatcagcagaacgatgagacggagacaggcagagcgtctcagtatcagcagaacgatgagacggagacaggcagagcgtctcagtatcagcagaacgatgagacggagacaggcagagcgtctcagaacgatgagacggagacaggcagagcgtctcagtatcagcagaacgatgagacggagacaggcagagcgtctcagtatcaggggaacgatgagacggagacaggcagagcgtctcagtatcagcagaacgatgagacggagacaggcagagcgtctcagtatcagcggaacgatgagacggagacaggcagagcgtctcagtatcagcagaacgatgagacggagacaggcagagcgtctcagtatcagcagaacgatgagacggagacaggcagagcgtctcagtatcagcagaacgatgagacggagacaggcagagcgtctcagtatcagcagaacgatgagacggagacaggcagagcgtctcagtatcagcagaacgatgagacggagacaggcagagcgtctcagaacgatgagacggagacaggcagagcgtctcagtatcagcagaacgatgagacggagacaggcagagcgtctcagtatcaggggaacgatgagacggagacaggcagagcgtctcagtatcagcagaacgatgagacggagacaggcagagcgtctcagaacgatgagacggagacaggcagagcgtctcagtatcagcagaacgatgagacggagacaggcagagcgtctcagtatcagcagaacgatgagacggagacaggcagagcgtctcagtatcagcagaacgatgagacggagacaagcagagcgtctcagtatcagcagaacgatgagacggagacaggcagagcgtctcagtatcaggggaacgatgagacggagacaggcagagcgtctcagtatcagcggaacgatgagacggagacaggcagagcgtctcagtatcagcagaacgatgagacggagacaggcagagcgtctcagtatcagcagaacgatgagacggagacaggcagagcgtctcagaacgatgagacggagacaggcagagcgtctcagtatcagcagaacgatgagacggagacaggcagagcgtctcagtatcagcagaacgatgagacggagacaggcagagcgtctcagtatcagcagaacgatgagacggagacaggcagagcgtctcagtatcagcagaacgatgagacggagacaggcagagcgtctcagtatcaggggaacgatgagacggagacaggcagagcgtctcagtatcagcagaacgatgagacggagacaggcagagcgtctcagtatcagcagaacgatgagacggagacaggcagagcgtctcagtatcagcagaacgatgagacggagacaggcagagcgtctcagtatcaggggaacgatgagacggagacaggcagagcgtctcagtatcagcagaacgatgagacggagacaggcagagcgtctcagtatcagcagaacgatgagacggagacaggcagagcgtctcagtatcagcagaacgatgagacggagacaggcagagcgtctcagtatcagcagaacaatgagacggagacaggcagagcgtctcagtatcagcagaacgatgagacggagacaggcagagcgtctcagtatcagcagaacgatgagacggagacaggcagagcgtctcagtatcagcagaacgatgagacggagacaggcagagcgtctcagtatcagcagaacgatgagacggagacaggcagagcgtctcagtatcagcagaacgatgagacggagacaggcagagcgtctcagtatcagcagaacgatgagacggagacaggcagagcgtctcagtatcagcagaacgatgagacggagacaggcagagcgtctcagtatcagcagaacgatgagacggagacaggcagagcgtctcagtatcagcagaacgatgagacggagacaggcagagcgtctccgtatcagcagaacgatgagacggagacaggcagagcgtctcagtatcagcagaacgatgagacggagacaggcagagcgtctcagtatcagcagaacgatgagacggagacaggcagagcgtctcagtatcagcagaacgatgagacggagacaggcagagcgtctcagtatcagcggaacgatgagacggagacaggcagagcgtctcagtatcagcagaacgatgagacggagacaggcagagcgtctcagtatcagcagaacgatgagacggagacaggcagagcgtctcagtatcagcagaacgatgagacggagacaggcagagcgtctcagtatcaggggaacgatgagacggagacaggcagagcgtctcagtatcagcagaacgatgagacggagacaggcagagcgtctcagtatcagcagaacgatgagacggagacaggcagagcgtctcagtatcagcagaacgatgagacggagacaggcagagcgtctcagtatcagcagaacgatgagacggagacaggcagagcgtctcagtatcagcagaacgatgagacggagacaggcagagcgtctcagtatcagcagaacgatgagacggagacaggcagaacatctcagtatcagcagaacgatgagacggagacaggcagagcatctcagtatcagcagaacgatgagacggagacaggcagagcgtctcagtatcagcagaacgatgagacggagacaggcagaacatctcagtatcagcagaacgatgagacggagacaggcagagcatctcagtatcagcagaacgatgagacggagacaggcagagcgtctcagtatcagggGAATGATGCTACTGCCATGTTCCAGTGGTATCTGTTAACGCCGATACATCCTACCTAAATACACCCGGTGACTGCCCTGCTAATGTGCCTCGCTGGACCTTGTGAATGATCTAAAGTCTACCCATAACTGATCCTACTGTTTACTAATCAAACATCTGTTCAAAACATggggctttaaaaaaaaaatagatgtTTGGCAGAAACATCTAGTTATTTATTGTTTTAATTATTCAAGGTTCCCTTTTGGTTATTTCATTTTAAAATAAAAAGCTTGATTGCTGTGCAATGACATGAATGAATTGTTGATTATATTGAGGTTGCGTTcagactgatacaacaggacttaCTCTCACAGCTCCATAGTGGATAGATTATACATATAAACCAATTTAGTCCAAATGGATTCAATTGGTTATTTTCTCACACATCTacccgtaatgacaaagtgaaaacatatttttccaaatgtattgaaatacagaaatatctaatttacataagtattcacacacctgagtcaatacatgttagattacagctgcaagtttttctgggtaggtctctaagcgctttccacacctggattgtacaatatttgcacattattttttaaattctgcaagctctgtcaagtttgttgttgatcattgctagacagccattttcaagttttCAAGACAATTTTAAAGTCAAAACTTTaactgtgttttaggttattgtcctgttgaagggtgaatttatctcccagtgtctgttggaaagcagactgaaccaggttttcctctgggatcttgcctgtgcttagctctattccttttctttttatcctaaaaaaactcccCAGTTCTTGCCGATAAcaagaatacccataacatgatacagccaccacaatacttgaaaatatggagagtggtactcggtgatgtgttgtgttggatttgccccaaatataacactttttATTCAGGACAAAGTTAATTTCcgttttactttagtgccatattgcaaacaggatgcatgctttagaatatacagtggggcaaaaaagtatttagtcagccaccaattgtgcaagttctcccacttaaaaaggagagaggcctgtaattttcatcataggtacacttcaactatgacagacaaaatgagaaaaaaaaatccagaaaatcacattgttggatttttaatgaaattatttgcaaattatggtggaaaataagtgtaCCTTGTTCTCAACACCAGTTTAAAGCAATATAaactttataaaaaaaataagttATTCTATTCACAGGGGAGAAACCGTACCAGTGCTCCCAGTGTCAGAAAAGCTTCTCCCGGCTGGCCCACTATAAAGACCACCAGCAGACTCACCGGGAGGAGAAACCGTACCACTGCAAtgactgtgggaaaagcttcTCCTATTTCAAGGTTCGTTGTTGTTTTACGGTCTTAATTTATCTATTTACTCCTCGTCTGCTGTTTTGTTTTTATCTTTCTCACGGTTTATTGATTTATGTGTGGGAAGCACTTTGCACTGCATTTTGTTGTAAGTAATGAtctaaataaagtttgatttgatacaaGTCGCTCAAGTGCCACCAGATGATCCACAAAGGGGAGAACCTCCACCACTGCTCCGTATGTGGTAAAGGGTTCGCCATCCGCGGCAACCTGAAGACCCATCTGCAGACACACACCAAGGAGAAACCACACCAATGCTCAGAGTGCGGGAAACGGTTCTCCCGAGCCCACGACCTGAAGAAACACAAGCTGCTCCACACGGGGCAGAAGACCTACCACATTTGCCAGTGTGGCAAGGTGCGTGTCAATTAAAGTTACCTTATGTAGCTTTGTGTACGAACCAACAGTTTTCagatagaaatgtgagttatagatttTCTATTCTCTTTGAAAGCAAGTCTTATAAGCTGTAGATCTGTTATATGTGCGATATTTCTCTGCTTCCCctctttcatttttgtttttgtgtctttTTGTTTATCTGTCTCCAATCGAAGAGCTTCACGGAGCTGGGGAACCTGCGGACCCACCAGAGAACCCACACCGGAGAGAAACCATTCTGCTGTTCCTTCTGCGGCCGAACCTTCTTGCGTGCTGGAGACCTGAAGAGCCACCAGCGGACACACACCGGAGAGAAACCGTTCATCTGCGCCATATGTGGGACCAGTTTCGCCCAATCTGGCAACCTGAAAGTGCATCAGATCACGCACACTAAAGAGAGGCCGTACCCTTGTACTGTCTGTGATAAGGGGTTCACCACACCGGGGAGTCTGAAACTACacatgaggacacacacaggggagcGGCCTTTCCTCTGTAGCGCATGTGGGAAAGGGTTCACGGCATCGGGGCAGCTGAAGAGGCACCAAGAGTGTCACATGAGAGACACTGTCCAATCATCTCCCAGTGAAGACACGGGGCTGGCGGTggcttcaaaataaaagtcctcaCTGAGCGGACTACGAAATAAGAGTACTGGAAACGTGCCATTGTGTGTCTGAACTGTGATCATGATGGGAGGTTTTACTGCTTCATGATGTCCCTAATGGGACACCATTCACTATGGGCTCTAGTCAAATGAGACACCATTCACTGTGGGCTCTCGTCAAACGAGACACCATTCactgtgggctctggtcaaaggggACCCCAttcactatgggctctggtcaaatgggaCCCCAttcactatgggctctggtcaaatgagacACCAttcactatgggctctggtcaaacgagACACCATTCActctgggctctggtcaaacgagACACCATTCActctgggctctggtcaaattgGACCCCAttcactatgggctctggtcaaacgagACACCATTCActctgggctctggtcaaacgagACACCATTCActctgggctctggtcaaattgGACCCCAttcactatgggctctggtcaaacgagACACCAttcactatgggctctggtcaaatgggaccccattcactgtgggctctggtcaaacgagACCATTCactgtgggctctggtcaaacgagACACCATTCacactgggctctggtcaaacgagACACCATTCactgtgggctctggtcaaatgagacTCCATTCACTCTTGGCTCTGGTCAAACGAGACTCCATTCActctgggctctggtcaaatgggaccccattcactgtgggctctggtcaaatgggaccccattcactgtgggctctggtcaaatgggaccccattcactgtgggctctggtcaaacgagACACCATTCacactgggctctggtcaaacgagACACCATTCactgtgggctctggtcaaatgagacACCATTCacactgggctctggtcaaatgggaCCCCATTCACTCTGGTCAAAAGGACTGCACTGTAAAGGGAGTAGGGACACCATTCAGGACCTACACTACTCCTCCCTATTGCAGAACGTCAGTTGTTTACTCCATGAGCCTAAATATGAGCTTTTTAAAGTGTCAGAGAATGTGATGTTTGACAAGAAATTGTTAATCTGAGTTCCTGAATGACACCCaatttagtgcactacgtttgaccagggcccatagggttctggctaaaagtagtgcactatataatagggaatagggtgccatttgggacgcatgacagtgtacagtatactacagtactaaTGAACACTTTCTCTGGTAAACACAGTTTACTGATTTTTGTCTCTTATTATCTGAGTATTGATCTGATTTGAATAAATAAACTATTCTAATAATATGTTTCATCCTGTGAAAACTGTTTGAAATAATTAAGTTCCCCTGTCGTCACATTCACAATGCAGTCCGTAGTTTCCCCTATCGTCCTGTAGGTGGTGCTATTGAGTCACATTCACAATGCAGTCCGTAGTTTCCCCTATCGTCCTGTAGGTGGTGCTATTGAGTCACATTCACAATGCAGTCCGTAGTTTCCCCTATCGTCCTGTAGGTGGTGCTATTGAGTCACATTCACAATGCAGTCCGTAGTTTCCCCTATCGTCCTGTAGATGGTGCTATTGAGTCACATTCACAATGCAGCCAGTGAAGTTTGTGTTTTTAGCCCATAGCGCtctgtagtgcactgtatagggaatagtgtgccatttgttATGTAGCCTTAGTCCCTCCCTTTAGTTTCACACTAAAGTGTGTTTCCTACTGATAAGTAACTCTTCCTCAGAATAAACATGTATTACCCCCGAAAACAACAGGTGGTTTATAACGAAGAATGGACAAAATTagtcataccaaagactgtaAACAAAATGGGCTGTCGGGGGAACTACATGTAatttaactacactgaacaaaaaaatattaaatgCAATAAttccaaagattttactgaggtgCAGTTCAtataaaggaaatcagtcaagcGCTTGCCCAGGTGACATTTAAAAGCGGCTGGGCCAGTGGTCTTGAGAGAAGTGGAGGGTCAACACCTTTTAGTTTGCGCTCCCGCTTTGATTTCTAGATAAAACAGTCCAGTGTCTGATCTTCCTAGTTTTGGGTTTTGCTTCCTGTCTTTTCAGTttgggtttttattttgtttgcCTCTTGGGAAAATTCAGTGGGTGTCTTTTACAGTccagttgttgttgttgctaggcAACTATCAGTGGACATCCCCATGAgggtctttcagaacccctcctgtttcgttccagttgttgttgttgctagtcaACTATCGGTGGACACCCCCgtgagtgtctttcagaacccctcctgtttcgttttggttgttgttgttgttgctaggcAACTATCGGTGGACACCCCCATGAGTGTCTCTCAGAACCCCTCCTGTTTCgttttggttgttgttgttgttgctagtcaactatcggtggacacccccatgagtgtctttcagaacccctcctgttacgttttggttgttgttgttgttgctaggcAACtatcagtggacacccccatgagtgtctctcagaacccctcctgtttcgttttggttgttgttgttgttgctaggcAACTATCGGTGGACACCCCCGTGAGTctctttcagaacccctcctgtttcgttttggttgttgttgttgttgttgctaggcAACtatcagtggacacccccatgagggtctttcagaa
It encodes the following:
- the LOC135532643 gene encoding gastrula zinc finger protein XlCGF57.1-like, translating into MHEEEGEAVKSGLSIVKRHAEEEGGGRDETNSGGGANSDTGSFDGENEQSSNAQSAVEKPHPCSQCGKTFVTVGSLKRHTQTHSREKPHQCSVCGKCFSRSDDMKRHLTIHTGERVNHVCHQCGKTFASLGGLKKHQMTHTGEKPFHCSECGKGFTAQGNLKIHQRIHTGEKPYQCSQCQKSFSRLAHYKDHQQTHREEKPYHCNDCGKSFSYFKSLKCHQMIHKGENLHHCSVCGKGFAIRGNLKTHLQTHTKEKPHQCSECGKRFSRAHDLKKHKLLHTGQKTYHICQCGKSFTELGNLRTHQRTHTGEKPFCCSFCGRTFLRAGDLKSHQRTHTGEKPFICAICGTSFAQSGNLKVHQITHTKERPYPCTVCDKGFTTPGSLKLHMRTHTGERPFLCSACGKGFTASGQLKRHQECHMRDTVQSSPSEDTGLAVASK